From the Streptomyces sp. KMM 9044 genome, one window contains:
- a CDS encoding response regulator transcription factor → MIRVLVADDEPLIRAGIRMILTSAEDIDVVAEAGNGREAVDLVRAHAVDVALLDIQMPVLDGLSALAEMRRAAPSVRPLILTTFGERENVLRALSHGGAGFLLKDSAPDELIQAVRAAAAGDAYLSPAATRHVVDSLASGQAAARGEAARRRLETLTERELEVLGLLGEGLSNADAGERIHVSEATVKTYVSRILTKLRCANRVQAALLARDAGLGPTS, encoded by the coding sequence GTGATCAGGGTCCTCGTCGCGGACGACGAACCGCTCATCCGGGCAGGCATTCGGATGATCCTTACCTCCGCCGAGGACATCGACGTCGTGGCGGAGGCCGGCAACGGCCGCGAGGCGGTCGATCTGGTCCGGGCACACGCCGTCGACGTGGCCCTGCTCGACATCCAGATGCCCGTGCTGGACGGGTTGTCCGCACTGGCCGAGATGCGGCGGGCCGCGCCGTCCGTCCGGCCGCTGATCCTGACGACCTTCGGCGAACGGGAGAACGTGCTGCGCGCACTGAGCCATGGCGGCGCCGGATTCCTCCTGAAGGACTCGGCGCCCGACGAGCTGATCCAGGCGGTGCGGGCGGCCGCGGCCGGAGACGCGTATCTGTCGCCGGCCGCCACACGGCACGTGGTCGACTCGCTCGCGTCGGGGCAGGCCGCGGCGCGCGGTGAGGCAGCGCGGCGGCGTCTGGAGACGCTGACCGAGCGGGAGCTCGAGGTGCTCGGACTGCTCGGCGAGGGGCTGTCCAACGCCGACGCCGGCGAGCGGATCCATGTGAGCGAGGCGACGGTGAAGACGTATGTCAGCCGGATCCTGACGAAGTTGCGGTGCGCGAACCGGGTGCAGGCGGCGCTGCTGGCACGGGACGCGGGGCTGGGGCCCACGTCCTGA
- a CDS encoding sensor histidine kinase: MWSRRQIVAEVVLALVVALSAALGARGDGALWMAVVAVAAAVMSLLRRVFPASVLVFTGAVTGLLSGFWVLLTVTGWSAGPRVAAPRRALASFAASYVLYAGLSVQQEMSALSVSALSALHVLHVLLFATLAFLATAVVPGLAGRYRTQRRTLLHALHEHNAQLLREREMIASHARLRERQRIAQDMHDSLGHQLALIAVHTGALEVDRDLTSRQHEAVGVLREAARAAMHELREAVGILRDGTQAQEREDDAEPAARGVAGIDGLVEASRGAGAAVELRRTGEARPLAPAADHAAYRIVQEALTNALKHAPGTSIVVELRYEPDSLVAEVANGPVPATAGGERIVVSGGQGLTGLEERARLVGGMVHAGPAADGGFRVAGVLPYGSRRPHAPDGGPGRAGSGWAATTFVDAENDFRGQSDGALSGDGGAVIDWSGPPDRQKELDIAMGSRKKGLVIGCGSALLVAVALGALAVVGIRELMEESGRAMIEPSVYHSVRVGDAESAVRGELPDGESFLTEGLDGGGPAKPKGAACLVLLSTEMPDGLDEELVFRFCFRDGELVQKRSYMVKT, encoded by the coding sequence ATGTGGTCCCGGCGGCAGATCGTCGCCGAGGTGGTCCTGGCTCTGGTGGTGGCCCTGTCGGCGGCGCTGGGCGCACGGGGCGACGGCGCGCTGTGGATGGCCGTCGTGGCAGTGGCCGCCGCTGTGATGTCTCTGCTGCGACGGGTGTTCCCGGCGAGCGTGCTGGTGTTCACGGGCGCGGTCACCGGCCTGCTCAGCGGTTTCTGGGTTCTGTTGACGGTCACGGGCTGGTCGGCGGGCCCGAGGGTCGCGGCGCCGCGGCGGGCGCTCGCGTCGTTCGCGGCCTCGTACGTGCTCTATGCGGGGCTGTCCGTCCAGCAGGAGATGTCCGCCCTGTCCGTGTCCGCCCTGTCCGCGCTGCACGTGCTGCACGTGCTGCTGTTCGCCACGCTCGCGTTCCTGGCGACGGCCGTCGTGCCCGGCCTCGCCGGCCGCTACCGCACCCAACGACGCACGCTCCTGCACGCGCTGCATGAGCACAACGCCCAACTGCTGCGTGAACGCGAGATGATCGCGTCCCACGCGCGCTTGCGGGAGCGGCAGCGGATAGCCCAGGACATGCACGACAGCCTCGGCCACCAGTTGGCGCTGATCGCCGTGCACACGGGCGCGCTGGAGGTGGACCGGGATCTGACGAGCAGACAGCACGAGGCGGTCGGGGTGCTGCGGGAGGCGGCCAGGGCGGCGATGCACGAACTGCGCGAGGCCGTCGGCATCCTGCGCGACGGTACGCAGGCGCAGGAGCGCGAGGACGACGCGGAGCCCGCGGCCCGGGGCGTGGCGGGGATCGACGGCCTGGTGGAGGCGTCGCGGGGCGCGGGGGCGGCCGTGGAACTGCGGCGCACGGGCGAGGCACGGCCGCTGGCTCCCGCCGCGGACCATGCGGCGTACAGGATCGTGCAGGAGGCGTTGACCAACGCGTTGAAGCACGCACCGGGGACCTCGATCGTCGTGGAACTGCGATACGAGCCGGACTCGCTGGTGGCCGAGGTCGCCAACGGGCCGGTACCCGCGACGGCCGGTGGTGAGCGGATCGTGGTGAGCGGAGGGCAGGGGCTGACCGGGCTGGAGGAGCGGGCCCGGCTGGTCGGCGGCATGGTGCACGCCGGGCCGGCGGCCGACGGCGGTTTCCGGGTCGCGGGCGTACTGCCGTACGGGTCCCGGCGGCCGCACGCGCCGGACGGCGGCCCGGGTCGGGCAGGCTCGGGGTGGGCCGCAACGACATTCGTCGATGCGGAGAACGACTTCCGGGGGCAGAGCGACGGGGCGCTGTCCGGCGACGGTGGAGCGGTCATCGACTGGTCCGGTCCGCCGGACAGGCAGAAGGAGCTCGACATCGCCATGGGAAGCAGGAAGAAGGGCCTCGTGATCGGGTGCGGCAGCGCACTGCTGGTTGCCGTCGCTCTCGGGGCGCTGGCCGTCGTGGGGATCCGCGAGCTGATGGAGGAGAGCGGCAGGGCCATGATCGAACCGTCGGTCTACCACTCGGTGCGGGTCGGCGATGCCGAGTCGGCCGTGCGGGGTGAGCTGCCGGACGGTGAGTCGTTCCTGACCGAGGGTCTGGACGGCGGAGGGCCCGCGAAGCCGAAGGGCGCGGCATGCCTGGTCCTCCTGTCGACGGAGATGCCGGACGGTCTGGACGAGGAGCTAGTCTTCCGCTTCTGCTTCCGGGACGGGGAGCTGGTCCAGAAGCGGTCCTACATGGTCAAGACATAG
- a CDS encoding transposase domain-containing protein, with the protein MAQGFLLVTWSPGGAWTPRPGQVEPGSDGQRLPDRTAVGLPARAFPPEWVDRVVARRGRKGRRSRLLPPRAVVCSVPAARTCCDESAPTRCRRCVRNFPTARTGRRRSAGTSGVSSLPRETAEDDTAGHTTPPVTGRPVGCPAQPSPQRSRIRKRPDDVARLVPHVVDGAGVEDLAGLEAAQDVVLGLVGVDVHLFLECRPFLLGEGDDLVPGAVRTGHGHHVPVGHEGRSLPDVEPLVCLQLRVVHVVSPARRLLPGPVVRCWALRLLC; encoded by the coding sequence GTGGCTCAAGGGTTTCTGCTGGTGACGTGGAGTCCGGGAGGTGCCTGGACTCCGCGTCCTGGGCAGGTCGAGCCCGGGTCGGACGGGCAGCGGCTGCCGGACCGGACCGCGGTCGGGTTGCCGGCGCGTGCGTTCCCACCGGAGTGGGTGGATCGGGTGGTGGCTCGGCGCGGGCGAAAGGGGCGGCGCAGTCGGCTGCTCCCGCCGCGGGCGGTGGTCTGTTCCGTGCCGGCGGCACGGACCTGCTGTGACGAATCCGCCCCCACCAGGTGCCGCCGGTGCGTGAGGAACTTCCCGACGGCTCGTACCGGTCGGAGACGGTCGGCGGGCACGTCCGGCGTCTCCTCGCTCCCGCGCGAAACGGCGGAGGACGACACCGCCGGCCACACGACACCACCGGTCACCGGGCGACCAGTCGGCTGCCCTGCTCAGCCCTCCCCGCAGAGGAGCCGCATCCGCAAACGACCCGATGATGTCGCCCGCCTCGTCCCGCACGTCGTAGACGGCGCCGGCGTCGAGGATCTGGCGGGCCTCGAAGCTGCACAGGACGTGGTCCTTGGACTCGTCGGTGTAGATGTTCACCTTTTCCTTGAGTGTCGCCCATTCCTGCTGGGCGAAGGCGACGACCTCGTCCCCGGAGCCGTCCGGACGGGCCACGGTCACCACGTACCGGTTGGCCATGAGGGCCGTTCTCTGCCGGACGTCGAACCGCTCGTGTGCCTGCAGTTGCGCGTTGTCCACGTGGTGTCTCCCGCTCGTCGTCTCTTGCCCGGCCCGGTCGTGCGCTGCTGGGCGTTGCGCCTGCTCTGCTGA
- a CDS encoding 1,4-dihydroxy-6-naphthoate synthase, whose product MTTEPRNPSESGESGESGERGSVTDGRPLGIAYSPCPNDTFVFDALAHGRVPGAPALDVTFADIDITNGMAERGELDVLKVSYAALPYVLDEYALLPCGGALGRGCGPLVLTRQEEGTDLSGRTVAVPSEKSTAYLLFRLWAADTLPGPVGEIVVMPFHEIMPAVRDGKVDAGLVIHEARFTYRNYGLRKLADMGEHWERTTGLPIPLGAIIAKRSLGTATLTRLADSVRTSVRAAWEDPEATRPYVMEHAQEMDPAVADQHIGLYVNEFTADLGEDGYAAVRGLLTRAAAEGLVPPLGPDALRFP is encoded by the coding sequence ATGACCACTGAACCCCGTAACCCCAGCGAGTCCGGCGAGTCCGGCGAGTCCGGCGAGCGTGGGTCCGTGACCGACGGCCGCCCGCTCGGCATCGCGTACTCCCCCTGCCCCAACGACACCTTCGTCTTCGACGCCCTCGCGCACGGCCGCGTCCCCGGCGCGCCCGCGCTCGACGTCACCTTCGCCGACATCGACATCACCAACGGCATGGCCGAGCGCGGCGAGCTCGACGTGCTGAAGGTGTCGTACGCGGCCCTCCCCTACGTCCTCGACGAGTACGCCCTGCTGCCCTGCGGGGGCGCGCTCGGCCGGGGCTGCGGCCCACTGGTGCTGACGCGGCAGGAGGAGGGGACGGACCTCAGCGGCCGTACGGTCGCGGTGCCGAGCGAGAAGTCGACGGCGTACCTGCTCTTCCGCCTCTGGGCGGCGGACACCCTGCCCGGCCCGGTCGGCGAGATCGTCGTCATGCCGTTCCACGAGATCATGCCGGCCGTGCGGGACGGGAAGGTCGACGCGGGACTCGTGATCCACGAGGCGCGCTTCACGTACCGGAACTACGGGCTGCGCAAGCTCGCCGACATGGGCGAGCACTGGGAGCGGACGACCGGGCTGCCGATCCCGCTCGGCGCGATCATCGCCAAGCGGTCCCTCGGAACGGCGACCCTGACCCGGCTCGCCGACTCGGTCCGCACCTCCGTACGGGCCGCCTGGGAGGACCCCGAGGCGACCCGCCCGTACGTCATGGAGCACGCCCAGGAGATGGACCCGGCCGTCGCCGACCAGCACATCGGCCTGTACGTCAACGAGTTCACCGCCGACCTCGGCGAGGACGGCTACGCGGCGGTGCGGGGCCTGCTGACACGGGCGGCGGCCGAGGGACTGGTCCCGCCCCTCGGCCCGGACGCACTGCGGTTCCCGTAG
- a CDS encoding futalosine hydrolase has product MATAVPAERDAVAGAFPGAVREVALPGAAGAAVVGIADGPDVLAAGVGPALAAASTATALTAAALSGRPYDVVVSAGIAGGFAPHAPVGSLVVADEITAADLGAETADGFLPVTALGFGTVTHLPPAALVRGAAAAAGALTGAVLTVSTVTGTAARAAHLKDRHPRALAEAMEGFGVAEAAAAHGVPVLEIRAVSNPVGPRDRDAWRIGDALTALTEGFGKLAPVLESWNPHDH; this is encoded by the coding sequence GTGGCCACCGCTGTCCCCGCCGAGCGGGACGCGGTGGCCGGGGCGTTCCCGGGGGCCGTGCGCGAGGTCGCGCTGCCCGGGGCGGCCGGGGCGGCCGTGGTCGGGATCGCCGACGGCCCCGACGTCCTCGCCGCCGGTGTCGGACCGGCCCTCGCCGCCGCCTCCACGGCCACCGCCCTCACCGCCGCCGCCCTGTCGGGCCGCCCCTACGACGTCGTCGTCTCCGCCGGGATCGCCGGCGGTTTCGCGCCGCACGCGCCCGTCGGCTCGCTCGTCGTCGCCGACGAGATCACCGCCGCCGACCTGGGCGCCGAGACGGCGGACGGCTTCCTGCCGGTGACCGCACTCGGCTTCGGCACCGTCACCCACCTGCCCCCCGCCGCCCTGGTCCGAGGCGCGGCCGCCGCGGCCGGTGCCCTCACCGGCGCCGTTCTCACCGTGTCGACGGTGACCGGTACCGCGGCCCGCGCCGCACACCTCAAAGACCGGCACCCCCGCGCGCTCGCCGAGGCCATGGAGGGCTTCGGGGTCGCCGAGGCCGCCGCCGCGCACGGCGTGCCCGTGCTGGAGATCCGGGCGGTGTCGAACCCCGTGGGCCCGCGCGACCGCGACGCCTGGCGCATCGGCGACGCCCTGACCGCCCTCACCGAGGGGTTCGGGAAGCTCGCGCCCGTCCTGGAGAGTTGGAACCCGCATGACCACTGA
- a CDS encoding DUF2703 domain-containing protein: MTTLPRGAAAPSARAVRRRRAVATVGAVSAGLLVLSACDKPTAMSTLTVGSSSVSSEATCGGKGEALKTADLSKCLQNKDVEEITVDPDETVRFGVDPEVADKGWTILMNGQPLTDSSTKTYRTIPGSVFFNAQYGAQGDSTLVSVKEGENDATGLWSFRLKKDA, translated from the coding sequence ATGACCACGTTGCCTCGCGGCGCAGCCGCTCCGAGTGCCCGCGCCGTGCGACGCCGCCGTGCCGTCGCCACCGTCGGCGCCGTATCCGCCGGACTGCTCGTCCTGTCGGCCTGTGACAAGCCGACGGCGATGTCCACCCTCACCGTCGGCAGCTCCTCGGTGAGCTCCGAGGCGACCTGCGGTGGCAAGGGCGAGGCCTTGAAGACCGCCGACCTCTCCAAGTGCCTCCAGAACAAGGACGTCGAGGAGATCACGGTCGACCCGGACGAGACCGTGCGCTTCGGTGTCGACCCGGAGGTCGCCGACAAGGGCTGGACGATCCTGATGAACGGTCAGCCGCTGACCGACTCCAGCACCAAGACCTACCGCACCATCCCCGGCAGCGTGTTCTTCAATGCCCAGTACGGCGCCCAGGGCGACTCGACCCTGGTGTCGGTCAAGGAGGGCGAGAACGACGCCACGGGCCTGTGGAGCTTCCGGCTGAAGAAGGACGCCTGA
- a CDS encoding MFS transporter, translating into MATARTPQGATGTGETDGVKVKGPKKGRGVGASRAGGPLRALGRGLRLPVTGTARGIRRATHAHGAGESGLGKLIELHGVNGAGDVMITVALASTVFFSVPTDEARGRVALYLAITMAPFTLLAPVVGPLLDRLPHGRRAAMAGAMLARAILALVLSGAVVTGGIQLYPAALGVLVSSKAYGVVRSAVVPRLLPPAFSLVKANSRVTLGGLLATGIAAPIGAGLHQIGPRWPLYGAFVLFVTGAVLSFTLPSKVDSAKGEDTALLAADEEHLHGPHLKPVKRPGLRTVGPAVTHALAANASIRCLTGFLIFFLAFLLREHPMSGQSAAVSLAVVGVAAGAGNALGTAVGASLRSRAPEIIIVTVVACVAVAAITAAALFGAVVIACLAGIAGFAQALAKLSLDALIQRDVPELVRTSAFARSETLLQMSWVLGGSIGIAMPLIGSLGLAVGAAIVATGWLTTVRGLIGSARHGKGSGRARVA; encoded by the coding sequence GGACCGGTGAGACCGACGGGGTCAAGGTGAAGGGTCCGAAAAAGGGCCGAGGCGTCGGGGCCAGCCGGGCCGGCGGCCCGCTGCGCGCGCTCGGGCGCGGTCTGCGCCTCCCGGTGACCGGGACCGCGCGCGGAATCCGCCGGGCCACCCACGCGCACGGCGCCGGCGAGTCCGGCCTCGGCAAACTGATCGAACTGCACGGGGTGAACGGCGCCGGCGACGTCATGATCACCGTCGCCCTCGCGTCCACCGTCTTCTTCTCCGTGCCGACGGACGAGGCCCGCGGCCGGGTCGCCCTCTACCTCGCCATCACGATGGCCCCGTTCACGCTCCTGGCCCCGGTGGTCGGCCCGCTCCTGGACCGCCTCCCGCACGGCCGCCGGGCCGCGATGGCGGGCGCGATGCTCGCCCGCGCGATCCTCGCCCTGGTGCTGTCCGGAGCGGTCGTCACCGGCGGCATCCAGCTGTATCCGGCCGCCCTCGGCGTGCTGGTCTCCTCGAAGGCGTACGGGGTGGTCAGAAGCGCCGTCGTGCCGCGGCTGCTGCCACCCGCGTTCTCGCTCGTGAAGGCCAACTCGCGGGTCACCCTCGGCGGCCTGCTGGCCACCGGCATCGCGGCGCCGATCGGCGCGGGCCTCCACCAGATCGGGCCACGCTGGCCGCTGTACGGGGCGTTCGTCCTGTTCGTCACGGGGGCGGTGCTGTCGTTCACGCTGCCGTCGAAGGTGGACTCCGCGAAGGGGGAGGACACGGCGCTGCTCGCGGCGGACGAGGAGCATCTGCACGGCCCGCACCTCAAGCCGGTCAAGCGGCCCGGCCTGCGCACGGTCGGCCCGGCCGTCACCCACGCACTGGCCGCCAACGCGTCCATCCGCTGTCTGACCGGGTTCCTGATCTTCTTCCTCGCGTTCCTGCTGCGCGAGCATCCGATGAGCGGGCAGAGCGCCGCCGTGTCCCTGGCCGTCGTGGGAGTGGCGGCGGGCGCGGGCAACGCGCTCGGTACGGCCGTCGGGGCCTCGCTGAGATCCCGCGCGCCGGAGATCATCATCGTGACGGTGGTGGCCTGTGTGGCCGTTGCGGCGATCACCGCGGCGGCGCTGTTCGGCGCGGTCGTGATCGCCTGCCTGGCCGGGATCGCCGGGTTCGCGCAGGCGCTCGCCAAACTCTCCCTGGACGCGCTGATCCAGCGGGACGTGCCCGAACTGGTCCGTACGTCGGCGTTCGCGCGCTCCGAGACGCTGCTCCAGATGTCGTGGGTGCTGGGCGGGTCGATCGGCATCGCGATGCCGCTGATCGGGTCGCTGGGCCTGGCGGTGGGCGCCGCGATCGTCGCCACGGGCTGGCTGACCACCGTCCGCGGCCTGATCGGCTCGGCCCGGCACGGCAAAGGCAGCGGACGCGCGCGGGTGGCGTGA